The DNA region tttgtttaattttttttacaggcaACATAAATTGttcaaatttttaatattaatttctaaattattcaatatttaaaatgttctgtattttaaaataattttaaaaataataatattaataagttaaTTTTGATTTACTATTGCTTTTATAATGCATGCATTGTAATTTGTAATTCTATatgcatttaatttgacattgcTTTCACTTAATTCTAATTccacattttatttctaattccCTCGCAGTGAAGAACTGTTTTCGCGTGAGTGCCACAGGGCGCTCCAAGCCTCAATCCCACAGCCTGCAGGCTAATGACTCCTTCAATAAGCAGCAATGGATTTCATGTCTGCGCCAAGCAATGGTCCAGTCACGGGACAGACAGGCTCAAGGCAGCCACTGCAAACCGTCCGAGCGTTTAAGCCCTGAGCCTGCACTCTATAACAACATCGCTGAACTCAACCTTAACTCTGATGTGGAGATGCCAGACACATAGACCAGGGCCACCGGTGCTTTCCAGTTGAATGGTTCATTCACAGACACAGAGTTTCACTGTTATTGTGACTGTGACAGCCGACTTTCTCAGGACAACACACAGTTGGTGTCTTACACCCTGTCTAGAAACTGTGAGAATAATGTCATGTAGCTATATTTGTATACTTCACATGTGGATGTTTGTTGGTGTCAGATGTCTCATAAGGAGAATATTTCCTATTAGATTTATGCTTCGTGcttaaccttttttttgtttgttttggtttgttttttgacatTGAGAATACTGTGTGATGTTTGTTGAATATATGTTCTAGGCAATGGGCCTTGGGAACCATTTCTCAGTTCCTCATTCTTTTAAATTGCTCACCATTTCTGTTTCATATagttaataaacaacaacatttgtGCAATCTGAACGGTAACTAATCTTAGATGAGTCCAGGATTTTTGTCACTGCATTTTGGTAGCATCAGGGCTAACAGTTCTGCAAGTCTTTCACTGATATAACCTGAGTATAGCTTAAATGCTTATTTTCTCTTGATATAAATCAACTGTATTTATGTTTTACCTTGAAATGTccgttttaaaaatcattctgatggtgCGGTGAATAACATGGCGAGCGGCTTCTTTCCAACACTCCCCTCATATCTCTGTTGTAGAAGTGTGTAATTTTAGAGAGCGGGTATGAAATTTTGGATAAAAAGGCAGATAGCTTTACTGCAGCAATAAATGCACTCCACTGTTATTATGACTCATTTAACTATAGGGGGCCCCAAAGTCTCAAAAATACATACAGCTATACACAGTGGCTTTATAGATATTCTGTGCCACTTATATGCCAGAAGGTATCCGttcccattttcatttcagtgcataATCGTTCCCGTTTTGTTTTCAATAAACTGACAACTTCCATAAAAGTGGacctgtttagtttttatttatttatttatatcaaagCAGGAATATTCCTAACATTAATTTCACTTATTAGATTAGTGacaacgtgacatacagccaagtatggtgacccatactcagaattcgtgctctgcatttaacccatccaaagtgcacacacacaccgtgacaccacacacaccctgaacacacacccagaagcagtgggcagccatttatgctgcggcacccagggagcagttgggggttcggtaccttgctcaagggcacctaagtcgtggtattgccggcccgagactcaaacccacaaccttagggttagtcAAACactctaaacattaggccacaacttcctaATTAGTGCTAGTTTTCACTTTTACTAGTTTTTATTGATACTATTTCTCAGTCATGTTGTCATCTGCCAATTATTGTATGAACCCCCTTTTTATTTGGCAAGAAAATATGatcaacaaaaatacaatattgcaCTGAATTATGAAGCTAAAGtatattttatgaatacataAGCATGCAAAACCACAGCTAGAGACAACATACACTTGTGTCAACTTTTTACTCAAAATAAGATACAGCGATTTTGACTTCCACAACTTCCTAGTGTGACAACTACCCCCATTTTCGCCTACTAATACATAGTTAAGACTGATACTAGCATACATTAAGTAATTATTGATAACTTGCTGGCAGTTGTAGTTTACTATAGTGACTGTGAGTAGCGTGCAGACAATGTCTCCTCTCAGTGTCAAAGCTGTTCTTAAGCAAAGGCGAAGACATGGCTAATTATAGAAGGTcctaaagagagagaggaaagattAACCATGATTAAAGCTTGTTCACAAACACAGCGACAGGACAGACAGGTGAACCCGCTGTGTAATGAGAACACAGTAACGCTTATATACTTTCAAATTGGGCTTGATGTTTGGATAGAAACACTGATtctcactgaaaaaaaagtggaGACCATACTGTAttgaagggtgagtaaacaaatgctattttaatgtttttaaattaactaaactCTATAGACAAGTGAATTACCACTTCTCTATTTATTCGCTTTACATGGGAAATAGTCAGTCAAAATCAGTTAAAACAGATAATGTTGCAGACTGTATGGCCtttgattaatttttgttttttaaaaaaatgtcttgactgaatataaaatgtcatcatcattctgatatgatgtgaccataataaatattcatgctACAGTGCACGACTGAATCACAAACCAAAGTTTTTAGCAACAGAATGATCAAGGTACTTGTTAAATGAATAAGATATTCAAAGAAGTTTTCATTATTCATGATTTCATTCATAGGATCATTGGCAGGGCTGCGCGGCATGCAAACTTGGTAATGCCAAGAGCTGAATCCACTGCAATGGACAACTCGTGTCAGGCCCTGTGCCGAAACTTAGTCACTCAAAATGGCCTTCAGCCAGAAAACGTGGACATTTCAAAGTCTGTACTATACACATCCATCATGGGACTCCTGCTGGTGACAGACAATGAGGTGAAGCAGTGTTATGCCATTGACATTCTGTCTGAAACCTGCCATATTAGTGTGTTTGACACAtggcatatattatatatatatgcctattcTGTTAACTCATATTTGCTGGAAACAACAGGCTTAGCTTAACTGCAAAccatattaataattactataaaaaaagcataaaatacatGTGTTTTTGCACTTGTAGGTGCTCACCTCGAGTTAAGTATATCTGGACTTAACCTCAGTGTCATATATGATAGTGTCTTCCCTCTGTTATAATTGGATCATAGACCTATAAATGGACACTCAGTCACTGCAGGAGGAATAGTAAATGGCAAACCTGTTGCCACTTGTGATGTAATTGAGGAAGTCACACTGACAGTCATTTGTTGTCATTTGTCCTCCTATAGAAAGAGCTGCAACTGGGAAATGGACAAGTTGGACTGCGTAACGTTGGAAATACTGTATGTTCTAATTCAAGCACAGGTTTTTAAGCTTatgttttcaagaaaaaaatctctCCCATACATATTCAGATGTTCTCTTTTGTTTGTAGTGTTTCCTTAATGCCATCGTCCAGTGTCTCTCTCACACTCGTAGTCTTCGGGACTACTGTCTGATGAGAACTTACCTTCAGGACAAACACTCCAACCAGGAACCTGTGCTTATGAATGGTAAACACACTTCAGCTGTTATTTAATAAGGGGTGAAGTGGTATACAGCAAATCAAAATCTGGTTTGTGGTTTGGGGCTGcatggttatttaaaaataatgctaaaaagagttatttgaatgattttgttttacattttatctatcaatttaatgattttaaaatcagGCATTCCTCTACTAATCTACgttcttaaatatatttgttgATGACTTTATTGTAGAATTCTCTAAAGTTTTGGCTGGCTTGTGGGAATGTGATGGTGGGGAAACCACAGTGAATCCAAGCAAGTTTTATCACGTCTTTAAAGATTCAGTGCCTTACTTCAGTGGCTATAGGTATGTTCAATACAAATTATTACAGATATCTATTCAGATTTCTCTGATAAACACAGTATTTCAAATATGTGCTAGGGTACTGGTGTTTAGAGATATCCTTCTCAGTTGTTATGCATATAATATTTTGCAGACAAATAATCTATCCATTTCATTTCTCACTCACACAGTCAGCAGGATGCTCAGGAGTTCTTGCGGTTCCTCCTGGACAGGCTTCATACAGAAATCAACCGTCGTCCATCCAAACGTCCTGCAGTTATGGAAATGAAGGAACCAACATACACACGATTCAGGTACTCCACAAAGAGACAGATCATGAAAGAAACAAACTTACAGTATCTCGAGTCATTTAGAGCCTTTAAATCACTCATTGTCTCCTGCAGGATTTCAGAGGAGGCCTTTGCAATGTGGCAGAGGCATCTTGACAGGGATGACAGTAAAATTGTTGGTAAGcagtaacactgttaaaataatgATATGATAATAATCAGttttaacaataaatttaatgaacaattttGCATGGATATATAAATCCCATAGCAGATATAGACatgtggagctgggggaggtggagtgCTCTACAGGACCAGCTTACAGCAAGCCCTGAATCCGACTATttaaatcaggggtgtcaaactcaattcctggagggccgaagtcctgcagagttttgttccaaccctgctccagcacacataccatgtagttctcaaataagcctgaaggattgattagttggatcaggtatgtttaattaggtttgaatctaaactctgcagggctctggccctccaggaattaagtttgacacccctgatttaaATGTTCAGCAAGCAGTCTTATTGGCTGCAGAATCAGCAGCGACCAATCAGCTCGTCATGTAGTAAATTATATGAATTCTAGATTGCATGTAAAAGACCTATCAGTTTGTggcatctagagtttcatgacaacTGTTTTGTTTGCATAACACCTTA from Cyprinus carpio isolate SPL01 chromosome B23, ASM1834038v1, whole genome shotgun sequence includes:
- the LOC109111292 gene encoding ubiquitin carboxyl-terminal hydrolase 21-like, with product MPRAESTAMDNSCQALCRNLVTQNGLQPENVDISKSVLYTSIMGLLLVTDNEKELQLGNGQVGLRNVGNTCFLNAIVQCLSHTRSLRDYCLMRTYLQDKHSNQEPVLMNEFSKVLAGLWECDGGETTVNPSKFYHVFKDSVPYFSGYSQQDAQEFLRFLLDRLHTEINRRPSKRPAVMEMKEPTYTRFRISEEAFAMWQRHLDRDDSKIVDLFSGQLRSSLHCSVCSHYSNTFDVFCDLSLPIPKKSDYGRTVTLRECLDLFSQEEKLVQENSPMCERCNRRTESTKRLSIQRFPRILVIHLNRFAMSRYSISKSTVPVSFPLNGLDLGPFGPVDCGPVLYDLYAVCNHSGTVNMGHYTAACREEEGWCYYNDSCVGEITEEKLQSNQSYVLFYELKSCNIVRK